A section of the bacterium genome encodes:
- a CDS encoding Gfo/Idh/MocA family oxidoreductase: MLNVAVVGIGKMGLLHAGILNGLEGVKLRAIADTSKFLLGFAQSLKDDVEIYDDFRTMLDKSKPDAAVLATPVFLHVPMANECLQRGIPFFLEKPLSLTSADAEPLVAAVEQRKLTTMVGYMMRYVETFAKAKQLLQSGALGELITFNATIYVSQLFKTGKGWRYDKKESGGGVVIGQATHLIDLLRWYFGPVSFVSAHTRNWYSQEVEDFAHAHFEFAGGVTGWFDSSWSVRHHRLLEVSLTLHAANGNLMVCDDYVKLYLDKPAAGFPAGWTHFMKPDLFEGVEIDLGGPQYTRQDNAFIAAVKNGAAVESDVRSAYEVQRIVDAIYASAAKHGEPVRL; this comes from the coding sequence ATGTTGAATGTTGCCGTTGTCGGCATCGGCAAAATGGGACTGCTGCACGCCGGCATCTTGAATGGTCTGGAAGGGGTAAAGCTGCGCGCCATCGCAGATACTTCGAAATTCCTGCTGGGCTTCGCGCAAAGCCTGAAGGACGACGTGGAGATTTACGATGATTTTCGCACGATGCTCGACAAATCCAAGCCCGACGCCGCCGTGCTCGCCACGCCGGTGTTTCTGCATGTGCCGATGGCGAACGAGTGCTTGCAACGCGGCATTCCCTTCTTTCTGGAAAAACCGTTGAGCCTCACCAGCGCCGACGCCGAACCGCTCGTTGCCGCGGTCGAGCAGCGCAAGCTCACCACGATGGTGGGTTACATGATGCGCTACGTCGAGACCTTTGCCAAGGCGAAGCAACTGCTGCAGAGCGGCGCGCTCGGCGAGCTGATCACGTTCAACGCCACGATCTATGTATCGCAGCTTTTCAAAACCGGCAAGGGCTGGCGCTACGACAAGAAAGAGTCCGGTGGCGGCGTGGTGATCGGCCAAGCCACCCATCTAATCGATTTGCTGCGCTGGTATTTCGGCCCGGTGAGCTTTGTCTCCGCGCATACCCGCAATTGGTATTCGCAGGAAGTCGAAGATTTCGCCCACGCCCATTTCGAATTCGCCGGCGGCGTGACCGGCTGGTTCGATTCTTCCTGGAGCGTGCGTCATCATCGCCTGCTCGAAGTCAGCCTCACCTTGCACGCCGCCAACGGCAATCTGATGGTTTGCGATGACTACGTGAAACTCTACCTGGACAAGCCGGCCGCGGGGTTCCCCGCGGGCTGGACCCATTTCATGAAGCCGGATCTGTTCGAAGGCGTTGAAATCGATCTCGGCGGGCCGCAATATACCCGGCAGGACAATGCCTTCATTGCCGCCGTCAAAAACGGCGCCGCCGTGGAGAGCGACGTGCGAAGCGCCTACGAAGTGCAGCGCATCGTTGATGCGATTTATGCCTCGGCCGCCAAACACGGTGAGCCGGTGAGGCTTTGA
- a CDS encoding glycosyltransferase family 4 protein yields MNRKLRVCYYGSYDWNEPHNSTHILGLQHAGIEVIECHRPAAAQRDAAQHYRSLFRTLAFAWAFLKNSCALLARLWRLRDLDAIVVGYPGFFDVPLARLYARRRGIPLLFNVHISLYETLVIDRGYFKAGAFAAALLKWYDRFLFRYATVVLTDTAAHATYFARLYGLPREKFQRVFIGADPIFAPQPPRSQPPGCTVLFYGTFIPLQGIEYIVQAAHLLRQQDGLRFEIIGRGQTQQQVHALAKSLAATNLTFIDWVSREELVQRIADADICLGGQFGLTPKAELVIGYKCFQMIAMGKAVIVSDSPGNRELLRHERDCLMCAPGNPEALAAAILRLQRDEALRRRLAQESRKTFEAHCSLRAIGEELGKIAAGPRVSIAAPPAPRRAQAQPFVQQPG; encoded by the coding sequence ATGAACCGCAAACTGCGTGTGTGCTATTACGGCTCCTATGATTGGAACGAGCCGCACAATTCGACTCACATTCTCGGCCTGCAGCATGCCGGCATCGAAGTGATCGAATGCCACCGGCCCGCGGCCGCCCAGAGAGACGCCGCGCAGCACTATCGCAGCCTGTTCCGCACGCTCGCTTTCGCATGGGCGTTCCTCAAGAACAGTTGCGCGCTGCTGGCCAGGCTGTGGCGGTTGCGTGATCTCGATGCCATCGTGGTGGGCTATCCCGGTTTTTTCGATGTGCCGCTTGCCCGCCTCTACGCCCGGCGCCGGGGCATTCCGCTGCTGTTCAACGTGCATATCTCGCTCTATGAGACGCTGGTGATCGATCGCGGTTATTTCAAGGCCGGCGCCTTTGCCGCCGCCCTGCTGAAATGGTATGATCGGTTTTTGTTTCGCTACGCGACTGTGGTGTTGACCGACACCGCGGCCCATGCGACTTACTTTGCCCGGCTTTACGGCTTGCCGCGCGAGAAATTCCAGCGCGTGTTCATCGGCGCTGATCCGATCTTCGCGCCGCAGCCGCCGCGCTCGCAGCCGCCGGGGTGCACGGTTCTCTTCTACGGCACCTTCATCCCCCTGCAAGGGATCGAATACATCGTGCAAGCCGCGCATTTGCTGCGCCAGCAAGACGGCTTGCGTTTCGAGATCATCGGCCGTGGCCAGACCCAGCAGCAGGTGCACGCTCTGGCAAAATCACTCGCGGCCACCAACCTCACTTTTATTGATTGGGTGAGCCGTGAGGAATTGGTGCAGCGCATTGCCGACGCCGACATCTGCCTGGGCGGCCAGTTCGGCCTGACCCCCAAGGCCGAATTGGTGATCGGCTACAAATGTTTTCAAATGATCGCGATGGGCAAAGCCGTGATCGTGAGCGATTCGCCCGGCAACCGCGAGTTGCTGCGCCACGAGCGCGACTGTTTGATGTGCGCGCCGGGCAATCCGGAGGCGCTGGCGGCTGCGATTCTGCGGCTGCAGCGCGACGAGGCGCTGCGCCGCCGCCTGGCGCAGGAGAGCCGGAAAACGTTCGAAGCGCATTGCAGCCTGCGCGCGATCGGGGAAGAACTGGGCAAAATCGCCGCCGGCCCGCGCGTGTCCATTGCAGCGCCGCCGGCCCCGCGCCGGGCTCAGGCGCAACCCTTCGTGCAACAACCCGGGTGA
- a CDS encoding DUF1972 domain-containing protein has protein sequence MNLALMGIRGIPANYGGFETFAEQVATRLVKRGHQVTVYGRSNNIKYREPYYHGVRLVILPTISHKYLDTVAHTFLCAWHAALREKYDAILVCNSANAVFCLIPRLFGQKVAINVDGLEWQRKKWNKLGQWYYKASEWLSTKLADVVVTDSKFIKRYYLEKFKQDSVFIPYGAPTMKVPANDTLKKYGLRPQDYVLYVSRLEPENNAHLVVKAFEQVKTDKRLVVVGDAPYSTDYIRELKATQDPRIIFTGYVFGHGYQELQSNAYFYVQATEVGGTHPALLEGMGFGNCVLANDVPEHREVLEDAGYFFTTSQNGDLAIKMQYLLDHPEAVACAAQKAVEIIKRDYTWEKITEDYEALFLRMLGRKK, from the coding sequence ATGAATCTCGCACTCATGGGAATTCGGGGGATTCCGGCAAACTATGGGGGCTTTGAGACTTTTGCCGAACAAGTCGCCACGCGACTGGTGAAGCGCGGTCACCAGGTGACCGTCTATGGCCGTTCGAACAACATCAAGTATCGCGAACCCTACTATCATGGCGTGCGCCTGGTCATTCTTCCCACCATCAGCCACAAATATCTCGACACCGTGGCGCACACTTTCTTGTGTGCCTGGCATGCCGCGCTGCGGGAAAAGTACGATGCCATCCTGGTGTGCAACAGCGCCAATGCGGTCTTTTGCCTCATCCCGCGGCTGTTCGGGCAAAAGGTCGCGATCAACGTCGATGGTTTGGAATGGCAGCGCAAGAAATGGAACAAGCTCGGGCAGTGGTACTACAAGGCCTCGGAGTGGCTTTCCACCAAGCTCGCCGACGTGGTGGTGACCGACTCGAAATTCATCAAGAGGTATTACCTCGAGAAGTTCAAGCAGGACTCGGTGTTCATCCCCTATGGCGCGCCCACCATGAAAGTGCCGGCGAATGACACGCTCAAGAAATACGGCCTGCGCCCGCAGGACTATGTGCTTTACGTCAGCCGCCTGGAACCGGAGAACAATGCCCATTTGGTGGTCAAGGCCTTTGAGCAGGTCAAAACCGACAAGCGGCTGGTGGTGGTCGGCGATGCGCCTTACAGCACGGACTACATCCGCGAACTCAAGGCCACCCAAGATCCCCGCATCATCTTTACCGGTTATGTTTTCGGCCACGGCTACCAGGAACTGCAATCCAATGCCTATTTCTACGTGCAGGCCACCGAAGTCGGCGGCACGCATCCGGCGCTGCTGGAAGGCATGGGATTCGGCAATTGCGTCCTGGCGAATGATGTTCCCGAACACCGCGAAGTGCTGGAAGATGCCGGCTACTTCTTCACCACCTCCCAGAACGGCGATCTGGCGATCAAGATGCAATACCTGCTGGATCATCCCGAAGCTGTGGCCTGCGCCGCACAAAAGGCGGTGGAAATCATCAAACGCGATTACACATGGGAAAAGATCACGGAAGACTATGAGGCGCTTTTTCTCCGCATGCTGGGAAGGAAAAAGTGA
- a CDS encoding glycosyltransferase family 4 protein, translating to MNVMPEKPKHLLCVSYHSTVPHNTGANVRIVNLLRHLRALRPVLLAPAPQEQELAHRVFVPRQAPPFIRQTLGFNPAILGCYGQAVFGRARQALAALAIAAVQCEHLWSFPLAQRLARALRVPLILIEHNLEVVYVERTYRLPLLAQITARVERRALAACDRVVVCSEVDARLLAERFSTPAEKIWIVPNGITLPAPRREAPAAAVPAPLRHKKLALFLGKTNYPPNAEAIRVLREELVPRAQAHTRDLVFVVVGGPHEPDYSRVEQGLAFTGFVDDLQPLLQHATVCLAPLLSGSGTRLKILEYAAHAKPIVATSVAAEGLHFEKGREIVIADGWDEFVQAVLQVAQGKIDASALARNALQKVTDEYQWQAIAGRYEAQLLELLAGNAAAREPRADRRQGVSAAT from the coding sequence ATGAACGTGATGCCGGAAAAACCGAAACACTTGTTGTGCGTCTCCTATCATTCCACCGTGCCGCACAATACCGGCGCCAACGTGCGCATCGTAAATCTGCTGCGGCATTTGAGGGCGCTGCGGCCGGTACTGCTGGCGCCCGCGCCGCAGGAGCAGGAGTTGGCGCATCGTGTTTTTGTGCCGCGCCAGGCGCCGCCATTCATTCGGCAGACGCTGGGCTTCAACCCTGCGATTTTGGGATGCTACGGCCAGGCCGTGTTCGGCCGCGCCCGGCAGGCGCTCGCCGCCTTGGCGATCGCCGCGGTGCAATGCGAACATCTCTGGTCTTTTCCGCTGGCGCAGCGGCTGGCGCGCGCCCTGCGCGTGCCGTTGATCTTGATCGAGCACAACCTCGAAGTGGTTTACGTCGAGCGGACCTATCGCCTGCCGCTGCTGGCGCAAATCACCGCACGGGTGGAACGCCGGGCGCTGGCGGCTTGCGATCGCGTGGTGGTGTGTTCGGAAGTCGATGCGCGCCTGCTGGCCGAGCGTTTTTCCACACCGGCGGAAAAGATCTGGATCGTGCCGAACGGCATCACGCTGCCCGCACCGCGGCGGGAGGCACCGGCCGCGGCCGTGCCGGCGCCGCTGCGTCACAAGAAACTCGCCCTGTTTCTCGGCAAGACCAACTATCCGCCCAACGCCGAGGCGATTCGTGTGCTGCGCGAGGAGCTGGTGCCGCGTGCGCAAGCCCACACTCGCGATTTGGTGTTCGTGGTGGTGGGCGGGCCGCACGAGCCGGATTACAGCCGCGTCGAGCAAGGGCTCGCATTTACCGGCTTTGTTGACGATCTGCAACCGTTGCTGCAGCACGCAACTGTCTGCCTCGCGCCGCTGCTGTCCGGCTCCGGCACGCGCCTGAAGATTCTCGAATACGCCGCGCATGCCAAGCCCATTGTCGCGACCAGTGTCGCCGCCGAGGGCCTGCATTTCGAGAAGGGCAGGGAAATCGTCATTGCCGACGGCTGGGACGAATTCGTGCAGGCGGTGTTGCAGGTGGCGCAGGGCAAAATCGATGCGTCAGCCCTGGCGCGCAATGCCCTGCAGAAAGTGACGGACGAGTATCAGTGGCAGGCGATTGCCGGCCGATATGAAGCGCAACTGCTGGAACTCCTCGCCGGCAATGCTGCGGCGCGGGAACCCAGGGCCGATCGCCGTCAGGGCGTGTCCGCCGCCACGTGA
- a CDS encoding glycosyltransferase family 39 protein, with translation MTSNTRNDNHSRIELPRSFTLLFLLGVLAVASFLRFYRLDSASIWIDELNHYYAAQSLNEGGTAVFPSGEPNERALWYSKLVGLSFCLFGASEFSLRLPSALFGVLGILAVFCVARRFFGVPAALLAALFSAISPFEIGWSRLSRMYTLFQFLFLLGSYAFYRGFENEEQGRFAAWQNKLVPAGALQRFLSSWNLNLFWLVIAAVLLWLSFKVHDLTALFVIGVLFYTGLQTVVHWRQQGLAATIRSKYFISFWILVFVPLLALLALPSLRAFLDYALGFMPKWAEGTRFQRRMLLVDFLFDHYQFPLGLLFVIGAYQILGRVPRAGLYVLSLFLGTLVMFMTVFSYRHFQYLFHVYAFFIMVCAFAFANIMNQEFETIRQRWFSGSRLRPGLVSAIIVAVFLAWLPLTPSVRLARAIPFSADGSFNGAMYMEEWREACRFVREHSDSTDVILSTDALGTLHYLGRVDYDLNFADLDLAVENRLIDAGGEPFDLYSGKPFIKDLPQLQRLTAEGRTVWMLGQHYKMLEAPVFVPVPLREFIVSRFERVLATANNTVLVYRYPPRPAGDAKSDMKF, from the coding sequence TTGACCTCCAACACCCGAAACGATAACCACAGCCGGATCGAACTGCCGCGCAGCTTTACGTTGCTCTTTTTGCTCGGTGTCTTGGCCGTCGCCTCGTTCCTGCGCTTCTATCGCCTCGACAGTGCCAGCATCTGGATCGACGAACTCAACCACTACTATGCCGCGCAATCGCTCAATGAGGGCGGCACGGCGGTTTTCCCCTCGGGAGAACCCAACGAGCGCGCGCTGTGGTATTCGAAACTGGTGGGCTTGTCCTTTTGCCTGTTTGGCGCGAGCGAGTTCAGCCTGCGGCTGCCGAGCGCCCTCTTCGGCGTGCTGGGCATTCTGGCCGTGTTCTGCGTTGCCCGCCGCTTCTTCGGCGTGCCCGCGGCACTGCTGGCGGCGCTCTTCAGCGCGATTTCACCTTTCGAAATCGGGTGGTCGCGCCTGTCGCGCATGTACACGCTGTTTCAATTCCTGTTTCTGCTGGGAAGCTACGCGTTCTATCGCGGTTTTGAGAACGAGGAGCAGGGCCGCTTTGCCGCGTGGCAGAACAAGCTGGTGCCGGCCGGCGCGCTGCAGCGCTTCCTGAGCAGTTGGAATTTGAATCTCTTTTGGCTGGTGATTGCCGCGGTGTTGCTCTGGCTGTCGTTCAAAGTCCATGATCTCACCGCGCTGTTTGTGATCGGCGTGCTGTTCTACACCGGCCTGCAAACCGTGGTGCACTGGCGGCAGCAGGGTTTGGCAGCCACGATCCGCAGCAAATACTTCATCAGCTTTTGGATTCTGGTTTTTGTGCCGCTGCTGGCGCTGTTGGCGCTGCCCTCGCTGCGCGCGTTTCTTGACTATGCCCTGGGCTTCATGCCGAAATGGGCGGAAGGCACGCGCTTTCAGCGGCGCATGTTGCTGGTGGATTTTCTCTTCGACCATTATCAGTTTCCGTTGGGCCTGTTGTTCGTGATCGGCGCGTATCAAATCCTCGGCCGTGTGCCGCGCGCCGGCCTTTATGTGCTGTCGCTGTTTCTCGGCACCCTGGTCATGTTCATGACGGTGTTCTCGTACCGGCATTTTCAATACCTGTTTCACGTCTATGCGTTCTTCATCATGGTGTGCGCCTTCGCGTTTGCGAACATTATGAATCAGGAATTCGAGACGATCCGGCAGCGCTGGTTTTCCGGTTCGCGGCTGCGGCCGGGCCTGGTCAGCGCGATCATTGTCGCTGTCTTTCTGGCCTGGCTGCCGCTCACGCCCTCCGTGCGGTTGGCGCGCGCCATCCCCTTCAGCGCGGACGGCAGCTTCAACGGCGCGATGTACATGGAAGAATGGCGCGAGGCCTGCCGGTTCGTGCGCGAACACAGTGACAGCACCGACGTGATCCTCTCCACCGATGCGCTCGGCACCTTGCATTATCTCGGCCGGGTGGATTATGATCTCAATTTTGCCGATCTTGATCTGGCGGTCGAAAACCGGCTCATCGACGCCGGCGGCGAACCGTTCGATCTCTATTCGGGCAAGCCCTTCATCAAAGACTTGCCGCAGTTGCAGCGTTTGACGGCGGAGGGGAGAACTGTTTGGATGCTGGGCCAGCATTACAAAATGCTGGAGGCGCCGGTGTTCGTGCCGGTGCCGCTGCGCGAGTTCATCGTCTCCCGTTTTGAGCGCGTCCTTGCGACCGCCAACAACACCGTCTTGGTCTATCGTTATCCGCCCCGTCCGGCGGGTGATGCCAAATCGGATATGAAATTTTGA
- a CDS encoding oligosaccharide flippase family protein, with the protein MLLRGTFLLLIGQGLFLACGYGISVVLARWLGPQDYGVFGIVYSLLMVCELCVVAGIPNALQRFVGEDPGKAGALHRVLFRWQLFYTVIVFGGALAAAPLLAGFFNDDRLVPLLQIALLDVLFFSFYWYYAGMQIGRKHFGRQTVVAGAYSVGKFLFTAGLLWAGFGVAGALVGNILGSLCGLALGWWWTRLPRDTAAVDQRELLHFIVPNILYSIGVNLFFYIDLWIVKYYLPGTAVGFYNAASTIARIPYSFAIALTGALLPALSHAVARRQRLESERIIRQALRLSLLAVLPVLALVSSSAGALAVLFFGEAYAGAGEILRLLMVGLSIYAVFMVLNTMAMAGGGMKVCTLIVFVLLPIDVGLNLFCVPRWGATGAALATTATMLLGVAGNTFYVTRLFGIALYAGHLLRAGAAAAVVFAISSLFPTATPWELIAKFVALLAVYAVLLRLFGEIDREDIMKIKAAAAARFSRQKPQPEAPPVSIASAPAAEG; encoded by the coding sequence ATGCTGCTGCGCGGCACATTTTTGCTTCTCATCGGCCAGGGCCTGTTTCTCGCCTGCGGTTACGGCATCAGCGTCGTGCTGGCGCGCTGGCTGGGCCCGCAAGATTACGGCGTGTTCGGCATCGTTTACTCGCTGCTCATGGTGTGCGAGCTGTGCGTGGTGGCCGGCATTCCGAATGCGTTGCAGCGTTTTGTCGGAGAAGATCCCGGCAAGGCGGGCGCGCTGCATCGCGTGCTGTTCCGCTGGCAATTGTTCTATACCGTGATCGTCTTCGGCGGCGCGCTCGCGGCCGCGCCGCTGCTCGCCGGCTTTTTCAATGATGACCGGCTGGTGCCGCTGCTGCAAATCGCGCTGCTCGATGTCTTGTTCTTCAGCTTTTATTGGTACTATGCCGGCATGCAGATCGGCCGCAAGCATTTCGGCCGGCAGACGGTGGTGGCGGGCGCGTATTCCGTCGGCAAATTTCTCTTCACCGCCGGCCTGTTGTGGGCGGGATTCGGCGTCGCGGGCGCGCTGGTGGGCAACATACTCGGCTCACTCTGCGGCCTGGCGCTGGGCTGGTGGTGGACCCGCCTGCCGCGCGACACCGCTGCCGTTGACCAGCGCGAATTGTTGCACTTCATCGTACCGAATATCCTCTATTCGATCGGCGTCAATTTGTTTTTCTATATCGATCTTTGGATCGTCAAGTATTATCTGCCCGGCACGGCCGTCGGCTTCTACAATGCCGCCTCCACCATCGCGCGCATTCCCTATTCGTTCGCGATTGCGCTCACCGGCGCGCTGTTGCCGGCGCTTTCCCACGCCGTGGCCCGGCGCCAGCGCCTGGAGAGCGAGCGCATTATTCGGCAGGCGCTGCGCCTGTCTCTGCTGGCCGTGCTGCCCGTGCTGGCGCTGGTGTCCTCCTCCGCCGGCGCGCTTGCGGTGTTGTTCTTTGGCGAAGCCTACGCCGGCGCCGGCGAAATTCTACGCCTGCTCATGGTTGGTTTGTCGATCTACGCCGTCTTCATGGTCTTGAACACCATGGCGATGGCGGGCGGCGGCATGAAAGTGTGCACGCTGATCGTGTTTGTGCTGTTGCCCATCGATGTCGGACTCAATTTGTTCTGCGTGCCGCGTTGGGGCGCCACTGGCGCGGCGCTGGCCACCACTGCAACGATGCTGCTCGGCGTGGCCGGCAACACCTTCTACGTGACGCGGCTGTTCGGCATCGCCTTGTACGCCGGGCATCTGCTGCGCGCGGGCGCGGCCGCTGCCGTCGTCTTTGCGATTTCAAGCCTTTTCCCCACCGCAACGCCGTGGGAGTTGATCGCCAAGTTTGTCGCGCTGCTGGCCGTGTATGCCGTTCTGCTCAGACTGTTCGGCGAGATTGACCGGGAAGATATCATGAAAATCAAAGCCGCCGCGGCAGCCAGATTCAGCCGGCAAAAGCCGCAACCGGAGGCGCCGCCTGTTTCGATTGCCTCTGCACCGGCCGCCGAGGGATGA
- a CDS encoding glycosyltransferase family 39 protein, with product MNKAQKSVDWSFLALLAAALLFRLFLLRFRFAIGWDEPHYLNLAANFANGDWHGWLHPFWSPLYPALSGLLGLLVPNLETAGRLVNLICGGLILWPVYRLGIDLFGRNSAWWAAAILAFYPPLAFGATSALAEPSYMLFATLGLWAGWEGLKRESAVRALLAGLFWGLAYLTRPEGVGFLLVFVFFVTLLTAGQWFKSRRIRTLRLAVLAGAGWLLVALPYIFYLHGETGRWTLSAKGAAVQQLEAQYFAPGKLGTFDTLSEDNRVYPNDQIYHDGDFVQATAKQGGLPIQNSLALLVRKYATHFHRLTRSELPAIFSLGLLVPFVLGLFGSPWQTERPRLSLYLLSYLGFFWFIVVPLFHINERYLIALLPVAMIWAGHGLVLLQDWLAAGLRPSRAGGRLSEAGLQRCAWSGAAGFVLLFGFLTQLGSIVQRSTWDTDFWSEAVELKQAGEWLRDQAGATPVLMSYNKAVNFYAGNHNLRAGATFSQNEWPRLAQYAGYRGVTHVVWAERYASHFPNLQQLNDPATAPPELQAIYDQSPAPGLRTIIYRFALAVARSPQAQPEVVP from the coding sequence ATGAACAAAGCACAGAAGTCTGTTGACTGGTCTTTCCTTGCCTTGCTGGCGGCGGCACTACTGTTTCGTTTGTTTCTCCTCCGATTCCGCTTCGCCATTGGGTGGGACGAACCCCACTATCTGAATCTGGCTGCCAATTTCGCCAACGGAGATTGGCACGGTTGGCTGCATCCGTTTTGGTCGCCGCTGTATCCGGCGCTCAGCGGCCTGCTGGGATTGCTGGTGCCGAATCTGGAGACGGCCGGCCGGCTGGTCAACCTCATTTGCGGCGGGTTGATCCTCTGGCCGGTTTATCGCCTGGGCATCGATCTCTTTGGTCGAAACAGTGCGTGGTGGGCGGCGGCGATTCTGGCATTTTACCCGCCGCTGGCCTTCGGCGCCACCAGCGCTTTGGCCGAGCCCTCTTACATGCTGTTTGCCACTCTGGGTCTCTGGGCCGGATGGGAAGGCCTCAAACGCGAGTCAGCCGTGCGTGCTTTGCTTGCCGGTCTTTTCTGGGGTTTGGCCTATTTGACCAGACCGGAAGGCGTCGGTTTTTTGCTGGTCTTTGTCTTTTTTGTGACGCTGTTGACCGCCGGTCAATGGTTCAAGTCGCGGCGCATTCGCACGCTGCGTCTGGCGGTGCTGGCCGGCGCCGGCTGGCTGCTGGTGGCGCTGCCCTACATCTTCTACCTGCATGGTGAAACCGGGCGCTGGACGCTGAGCGCCAAGGGCGCGGCCGTGCAACAACTCGAGGCGCAATATTTCGCGCCGGGCAAGCTCGGCACTTTCGATACGCTTTCGGAAGACAACCGCGTTTATCCCAACGATCAGATTTATCATGACGGAGATTTTGTGCAGGCCACCGCCAAACAGGGCGGGTTGCCGATCCAAAACTCGCTCGCGCTGCTGGTGCGGAAGTATGCGACGCACTTCCATCGCCTGACCCGCTCGGAGCTGCCGGCGATCTTCTCGCTCGGTTTGCTGGTGCCGTTCGTGCTCGGCCTGTTCGGCAGCCCCTGGCAGACGGAACGGCCGCGGCTGAGCCTTTATCTGTTGAGTTACCTCGGATTCTTTTGGTTCATCGTCGTGCCGCTGTTTCACATCAACGAACGCTACTTGATTGCGCTGCTGCCGGTCGCGATGATTTGGGCCGGACACGGCCTGGTGCTGCTGCAAGATTGGCTGGCTGCAGGGCTGCGCCCGAGCCGGGCCGGCGGCCGCTTGAGCGAGGCCGGCCTGCAACGCTGTGCCTGGAGCGGCGCTGCCGGGTTCGTGCTGCTCTTCGGATTTTTGACCCAACTCGGCAGCATTGTGCAGCGCAGCACGTGGGATACTGATTTCTGGAGTGAAGCCGTCGAGCTCAAGCAGGCGGGCGAATGGTTGCGCGATCAGGCCGGAGCGACGCCGGTGCTGATGAGCTACAACAAGGCGGTGAATTTCTACGCCGGCAACCATAACCTGCGCGCGGGCGCCACTTTTTCACAAAATGAGTGGCCGCGCCTGGCGCAATACGCCGGCTATCGCGGCGTGACCCATGTGGTGTGGGCGGAACGGTATGCCTCACACTTCCCCAATCTCCAGCAGTTGAATGATCCCGCCACCGCGCCGCCGGAGTTGCAGGCGATCTACGACCAAAGCCCGGCGCCGGGTTTGCGGACAATCATCTATCGCTTTGCGCTGGCCGTTGCCCGCAGCCCGCAGGCGCAGCCGGAAGTGGTTCCTTGA
- a CDS encoding glycosyltransferase family 2 protein, with the protein MKLIIQIPCLNEEKTLPLTLADLPRHLPGVDAIEYLVIDDGSTDRTSEVARQHGVHHLVRFASRKGLAEAFMAGLDACLKLGADLIVNTDADNQYRGQDIEKLVRPILERKADMVIGDRQVENIAHFSPLKIRLQKLGSWVVRHVSETSVPDATSGFRAYSREAALRMNVISRFTYTLETIIQAGKKHIALSHVQINTNGKLRESRLFTSIPDYLKRSIGTIFRIYLMYEPLKAFSWIGGVVFALGLTGAGRFLYYYFTGDGGGHVQSLILSAVFMIVGFQIVMIGLVADLIAGNRRLQEDALYRIKKLELLSLERSESAALNGTAGGNLNVAAAPAPVPTLAEKVLSEDA; encoded by the coding sequence ATGAAACTCATCATTCAAATTCCCTGCCTGAACGAAGAGAAAACCCTGCCGCTGACGCTGGCGGATCTGCCCCGCCACCTTCCCGGCGTCGATGCGATCGAGTATCTCGTCATCGACGACGGCAGCACCGACCGCACCTCGGAAGTGGCGCGGCAGCACGGCGTGCATCATCTCGTGCGCTTCGCCAGCCGCAAAGGCCTGGCCGAAGCCTTCATGGCCGGCCTGGACGCCTGTCTCAAGCTCGGCGCCGACCTCATCGTCAACACCGACGCCGACAATCAGTACCGCGGCCAGGATATCGAAAAGCTGGTGCGTCCGATTCTCGAACGCAAGGCCGACATGGTGATCGGCGACCGCCAGGTTGAAAACATCGCCCACTTCTCGCCGCTCAAAATCAGGCTGCAAAAACTCGGCAGTTGGGTGGTGCGCCACGTTTCGGAAACCTCCGTGCCCGATGCCACCAGCGGTTTCCGCGCCTACAGCCGCGAGGCCGCCCTGCGCATGAATGTCATCTCGCGCTTCACCTACACGCTGGAGACCATCATTCAAGCCGGCAAGAAGCATATCGCGCTGAGCCACGTGCAGATCAACACCAACGGTAAGCTGCGCGAGTCGCGCCTGTTCACCAGCATCCCCGACTATCTCAAGCGCAGCATCGGTACGATCTTTCGCATTTACTTGATGTACGAGCCGCTCAAGGCTTTTTCCTGGATCGGCGGCGTGGTGTTCGCCCTGGGTCTGACCGGTGCCGGCCGCTTCCTGTATTACTACTTCACCGGTGACGGCGGCGGCCACGTGCAGTCGTTGATTCTCTCCGCGGTGTTCATGATTGTCGGATTTCAAATCGTCATGATCGGCCTGGTCGCCGATCTCATAGCCGGCAACCGCCGCCTGCAGGAGGACGCACTCTATCGCATCAAAAAGCTGGAGCTGCTCAGCCTCGAGCGCAGTGAATCTGCCGCGTTGAACGGCACGGCAGGAGGAAACCTGAACGTGGCGGCAGCGCCGGCGCCCGTGCCAACGCTGGCCGAGAAGGTTCTGTCCGAGGACGCTTGA